Proteins from a single region of Apium graveolens cultivar Ventura chromosome 7, ASM990537v1, whole genome shotgun sequence:
- the LOC141670982 gene encoding ABC transporter G family member 11-like: protein MPQGNGMVIGGLSPLSETLWREKIDTEFIGDVSARLAWKDLTVMVTLSNGETQNVLDSLIGYAEPGTFTALMGPSGSGKSSLLDSLASHRAANAFLSGNIYLNGRIQMLSYGTANSDESRCRKGSKKRKVDVDPMIEAMYNASKLIAAEFVSSTKVIAAEFASSTRLLIAAESLKLEKK from the exons ATGCCACAGGGCAATGGAATGGTGATTGGAGGATTGAGTCCACTGAGTGAAACACTATGGAGAGAAAAAATAGATACAGAGTTTATTGGAGATGTGTCTGCGAGATTGGCTTGGAAAGATCTAACTGTTATGGTCACTCTTAGTAATGGTGAGACTCAGAATGTCTTAGATAGTCTTATTGGTTATGCAGAGCCTGGAACTTTTACAGCTCTTATGGGACCTTCTGGTTCTGGGAAATCTAGTCTTCTTGATTCTCTGGCTAGTCACCGTGCGGCTAATGCTTTTCTTTCTGGGAATATCTATCTTAATGGTAGAATACAAATGCTCTCCTATGGCACTGCT AATTCTGATGAGTCTAGATGTCGGAAAGGTTCTAAAAAAAGAAAAGTCGATGTTGATCCAATGATCGAAGCAATGTATAATGCTTCGAAACTGATAGCTGCTGAGTTTGTGAGTTCTACTAAAGTAATAGCAGCCGAGTTTGCGAGTTCGACAAGATTGCTTATTGCTGCAGAAAGTCTGAAgttggaaaaaaaataa